Proteins from a single region of Streptomyces spectabilis:
- a CDS encoding non-ribosomal peptide synthetase, which translates to MSLRALARMYADGELSTTGVLAELDRRVDIPLSEGQRGLWAIAKMEPETYAYNVPVCFSFADVDTAALQAAFRDTLSRHPLLSAMVRETDDGPRLSHGDADRFFVEYVDVSDVPSGRMMELLKESARRPFDLAGDPLTRLTVLRRSASEAYVLLVVHHLVIDGVSGRLVIDTLFSSYRARVDGRDVPIEVGSASFGEFVAWERDVLADERAEEDREFWVRELAGADVLTGLPTQVTLEQDAPHVGEVHTSRLPKEQAAAIAAFAASHEISPGIFFLAAFLTLLHRYTGSEDLVIGMPVAGRPTERFDPIVGCFVNTLPVRSRPNAAEEFTSFARRVQSTVLEVLEHGTYPFRRIVDDLGARGVNPRSPLYQIVYNYQDSALSGYLGERARATGETDFELVDGVHQLGEYDLTVDVAPGDGFLVNWKYHPDAFSAHAVAGMAAHLATLVDSVLDSDGRSPIGRLNLLDGDERRLVIEAWNGTEADFPTHRTCWDLFAEQAEANPDAPAVTCGERTLTYRELADCSSALAQALTRQGVGPGDVVGVCYERSLDLVVALLTVMRLGAVYLPLDGRLPAERLSYMLEDSGAQLVVCHEAVRDRLAAVGTPKARLYPTDRQDDQVAQAKTEADAAAGETTADAPDRRASTPAAAYIIYTSGSTGKPKGVVVPHTALTNFMLAMAHTLEVTSDDRLLAVTTHSFDIAALELYLPLITGGQVCVCASATAADATLLADKVADWRPTIMQATPATWAMLVRVGWQNTEGVRVLCGGEALPDGLKDQLVARGEAWNLYGPTETTIWSAAKRLRREEPVTIGSPIANTQLYVLDQNLSPLPVGVTGELHIAGDGLALGYHRKPELTAERFLANPFGPGRLYRTGDRARRLPNGEIAVLGRMDNQVKLRGHRIEPGEIETVLNAQPGIDRSVVLLEHVGLSDRLTAYYTGNGNAPVDTALLRAELAKALPAYMLPAAFVALDAFPLTAHGKVDRAKLTEAARTVPLPAAERPVAALDIERTVRGIFEEVLGSRDIDRAAGFFDIGGDSFAAIEAAARINREFGCSLRPTSVFAHPSVAAMARHLTGLLPAGQAPAAQPVEPERQPDPRPATPAASDASLDDAIAVIGISCRFPGAMDHRAFWSALVEGRGGGTSWSVEELRALGVPEELITRPGYVPQRSVVDGRAEFDAAFFDISPRDAEFMDPQARLLLQHAWQALEDAGYRPEDVPETSVTTSTSTNFYQALLPALMANASGPRVLASAETYAAWLFAQGGTVPAMISTKLGLRGPSMAVSTNCSSALSAVHVACQGLLAGDVDQAIVGAASLFSAGELGYVHQPGLNFSSDGRSRAFADGADGMSGGEGVGVVVLKRASEAIAAGDHLYCLIRGVAVNNDGGDKAGFYAPGVRGQAEVIRKALDKAGTDPSTIRYVEAHGTGTRLGDPIEVAALTQAYRHYTARSQYCGIGSVKSNIGHLDAAAGIAGLIKVALALRHGEVPRTLHCDVSSSEIDWDESPFFVADRNLPLDGDEPARAGLSSFGIGGTNAHAVLEQAPTGARAAGRHGPQAVVLSARDGERLGVLARQLLEFLPGYRDAQGDLASLAYTLQVGRRAMAERVAFVVNDVDELMAFLQDYVERGPRGTVFEGTARRPEDPLLGLFDHPGELRDLAAGWLEQGEWDKIAPLWVNGIDVAWDAYHGANPPVRVSLPTYPFAAKRYWPTAEAVSVPRATDPLDAELLLVAAARPESVETFLAGRASATDEMDSLSRPLVLAQLVAAGLFDAPVRRDLIGQRIITPSFAPWLDHTVTVLLSHGELVREGECVAPRKSAPGLEQAWRAWRAWKDVRAGDPELAAKTGLTERMVEALPAILSGRTKATAVMFPGGSFELVEPAYRGNATADYFNDVTAGAVRAEVAARRGGARLLEIGAGTGSTSERVFAQLRGHDLAEYRYTDVSKAFLIDAERRFAGQVPYVSFTTFDVEREPGAQGLTVGAYDIVIANNVLHATEDIVRAVRHARALLRPGGVLVLNELARNDWWSHLTFGLLEGWWRFTDGRRIQGGPALSSDSWRDVLRECGFDTVELLAEPARALGQQVLLARAGSPVPRRDPRPAAPVSTEEHVRASVERILAETLKLTADELAADKPFADYGLDSLTGVSLVDRLNDSLSTDLDPSVLFENPSIRRLTRFIVEEEGAAIVGAVSGPSVVTGSSVGSGLSAESEPSVSAGPSLVSRPSAVSEPPAVSEPSGRGREPVAIVGMSGRFPGARDADEFWDLLASGRDAVSKVSRWDLASLGSVCLDGGLLDGVDEFDPLFFGISGAEALYMEPQQRLFLQEAWRALEDAGHAGESLDRDRCGIYVGCAAGDYLDLTGPSDYPGQALWGNMNSLVPSRIAYYLDLHGPAIAVDTACSSSLVSLYLACQALWAGEVTTAIAGGVYVQNSPRLYLAASRAGMLSPTGRCRPFDQAADGFVPAEGVGALILKRLSDAEADGDHIHGVISGIGINHNGTTNGIAAPNGTSQERLIRQIYQDFDIDPAGIGLVEAHGTGTKLGDPVEFRALDRAFRGFTDAERFCSLGSTKASVGHAQAAAGVIGVIKALLAMRHEVIPGLPHHTATNSSVTLVGSPFFVHREPRRWAVPEGGKRRAAVTSLGASGTNAHAVIEMPSQPSQPPPPPRSRQDGARLIALSAATEHALREQVVRLARHCREHPDLDVGDVSHTLLLGRKHLRHRWARVVRDIADLESQCTTWLSGQDIPVRSADSRAQALAQQFLDGEAPDFAELFRDSRYRRVPLPGYPFERERYALPIRAAADDGPRRDGRVLTGDEFYLREHQVRGTGIAPGAMYLQWAAAAARRTASDAVRLHDIVFLRPLSVSGVPRALRVALRADGDVTRFMVSSTESAGDEPVLHCQGEVSAAEPTSAQALDLPALLRDFPSAEFDPLRFYAEWRDRGIAYGPTFQGVVAAHRSENAVLAELRLPSTASGTMEGPVPHPALVDSAMQCMRLLDGDDRVGLVYSIKSAEFLAPGATTMWALIRRAEDARGADRIDIDLATGDGTVCLRLRGIAGRRAERTPDPADGVATLMPVWDPLQRTQSATWPQSSEAVGIIASPGQARDVLLALLPGAHVVVDPSLSTHDDLETSVRSLPDLDHLIWVAPGAVDDRSGASVVEGQSSGSLHAFRTVKALLSAGYGDRSLGLTLITERAHAVHEAEVVDPAHAGVAGLAGSTAKEYPNWRVRVADVQDYDAPSLAAVLDLAADPDGDLRIHRDGRWYEQRLMTVQPASSTSSRLRQGGTYVIIGGAGALGTVISEYMIRRYQAQVVWLGRRPQDARVEAALAQATGADGPAPLYLRADATDLASLRVAKDEIVRRFGAVHGVIHSGLVFSGASLARMSEAQFEDVLRGKVDASVRCMQVFGGDSLDFALFLSSINSYLKAIKQANYAAACTFLDSFALTVQRRYGAVGKVLNLGYCFNNAPTEGEPGAVVAAQAPLIQPDELTAAIERLCAGPVSRLTLMKFSPALNSRGIVLGDDEVILPTAVPPHAALADVQEPAVAPGGDLERLRARIAELTALAI; encoded by the coding sequence ATGAGCCTACGTGCGCTCGCCCGCATGTATGCCGACGGTGAGTTGTCGACGACGGGGGTCCTTGCCGAGCTCGACAGACGCGTGGACATTCCTTTGTCCGAGGGGCAGCGCGGCCTGTGGGCGATTGCCAAGATGGAGCCGGAGACGTATGCGTACAACGTTCCCGTGTGCTTTTCGTTTGCGGACGTAGATACCGCTGCGCTTCAGGCTGCATTCCGCGACACGCTTTCCCGGCATCCGCTTCTCTCGGCCATGGTGCGCGAGACAGATGACGGACCGCGTCTGTCCCACGGAGACGCGGACCGTTTCTTCGTCGAGTACGTGGACGTTTCCGATGTGCCGTCCGGCCGAATGATGGAGTTGTTAAAGGAAAGCGCTAGGCGGCCGTTCGACCTGGCCGGTGATCCCTTGACCAGGCTGACTGTCCTGCGTCGCTCCGCGTCCGAGGCGTACGTTCTGCTGGTCGTTCATCACCTTGTGATCGATGGGGTGTCGGGGCGTCTCGTCATCGACACGCTGTTCAGTTCGTACCGGGCGCGGGTCGACGGGCGGGACGTGCCGATCGAGGTGGGCTCCGCCTCATTCGGTGAGTTCGTCGCGTGGGAGCGGGACGTACTCGCCGACGAACGCGCCGAGGAGGACCGGGAGTTCTGGGTGCGGGAGCTCGCCGGGGCGGACGTCCTCACAGGGCTGCCCACGCAGGTGACTCTGGAGCAGGACGCGCCTCATGTGGGCGAGGTGCACACCAGCCGGCTGCCGAAAGAGCAGGCTGCCGCCATCGCGGCCTTCGCCGCTTCGCATGAGATCAGCCCGGGGATCTTCTTCCTGGCGGCCTTCCTGACGCTGCTGCACCGGTACACCGGAAGCGAGGACCTCGTCATCGGGATGCCAGTGGCCGGGCGCCCGACGGAACGCTTCGACCCGATCGTCGGCTGCTTCGTCAACACCCTGCCCGTCCGGAGCAGGCCGAACGCTGCCGAGGAGTTCACGTCGTTCGCCCGGCGCGTCCAGTCCACGGTGCTCGAAGTACTGGAGCACGGGACCTACCCGTTCCGCCGGATCGTGGACGATCTCGGTGCTCGGGGCGTGAATCCACGTTCGCCTCTCTACCAGATCGTGTACAACTATCAGGATTCCGCTCTCTCCGGATACCTGGGCGAGCGGGCCCGCGCCACCGGTGAGACGGACTTCGAGCTGGTCGACGGGGTGCATCAGCTGGGTGAGTACGACCTCACGGTGGACGTGGCTCCCGGTGACGGGTTCCTGGTGAACTGGAAGTACCACCCCGACGCCTTCTCGGCCCACGCCGTCGCGGGCATGGCAGCACACCTCGCCACCCTGGTGGACAGCGTCCTCGACTCGGACGGACGGTCGCCGATAGGCAGGCTGAACCTGCTCGACGGCGACGAACGGCGCCTCGTCATCGAGGCATGGAACGGCACCGAGGCCGACTTCCCCACACATCGGACGTGCTGGGACCTCTTCGCGGAGCAGGCGGAGGCGAACCCGGACGCCCCGGCGGTCACCTGCGGGGAGCGGACTCTCACCTACCGCGAACTCGCGGACTGCAGCTCGGCCCTTGCCCAGGCGCTGACGCGTCAAGGCGTCGGCCCCGGGGACGTCGTAGGGGTCTGCTACGAACGGTCGCTCGACCTTGTCGTGGCCCTCCTCACCGTCATGAGGCTCGGCGCGGTGTACCTGCCCCTGGACGGCCGACTGCCGGCCGAACGCCTCTCCTACATGCTTGAGGACAGCGGCGCGCAACTCGTCGTCTGCCATGAGGCGGTGAGGGACAGGCTGGCCGCCGTGGGGACGCCGAAGGCGAGGCTGTACCCGACAGACCGCCAGGATGATCAGGTCGCCCAGGCAAAGACAGAGGCAGACGCAGCGGCGGGGGAGACGACCGCCGACGCGCCGGACCGGCGAGCCTCGACACCTGCTGCCGCCTACATCATCTACACCTCGGGCAGCACGGGGAAGCCCAAGGGCGTCGTCGTTCCGCACACGGCGCTGACCAATTTCATGCTGGCCATGGCGCACACGCTGGAAGTGACGTCCGACGACCGGCTGTTGGCCGTCACCACGCACAGCTTCGACATCGCCGCCCTGGAGCTCTACCTCCCGCTGATCACCGGCGGGCAGGTCTGCGTCTGTGCATCGGCCACGGCCGCCGATGCCACGTTGCTGGCCGACAAGGTCGCCGACTGGCGGCCCACCATCATGCAGGCCACTCCGGCGACCTGGGCCATGCTGGTGCGCGTCGGGTGGCAGAACACCGAGGGCGTCAGGGTGTTGTGCGGCGGCGAGGCGTTGCCCGACGGCCTGAAGGACCAACTCGTGGCGCGCGGCGAGGCCTGGAACCTGTACGGGCCCACGGAGACGACCATCTGGTCAGCGGCCAAGCGGCTGCGCCGTGAGGAGCCGGTGACCATCGGCAGCCCCATCGCGAACACCCAGCTGTACGTCCTCGACCAGAACCTGAGCCCCCTGCCTGTCGGCGTGACCGGCGAGCTTCACATCGCGGGCGACGGACTCGCCCTGGGCTACCACCGCAAGCCGGAGTTGACGGCCGAGCGCTTCCTGGCCAACCCCTTCGGGCCCGGACGGCTGTACCGGACCGGTGACCGCGCGCGCCGACTGCCGAACGGCGAAATCGCCGTCCTGGGCCGGATGGACAACCAGGTCAAACTGCGCGGCCATCGCATCGAACCCGGTGAGATCGAGACGGTGCTCAATGCCCAACCGGGGATCGACCGAAGCGTCGTCCTGCTCGAACATGTCGGCCTGTCGGACAGGCTCACGGCCTACTACACCGGGAACGGCAACGCACCGGTCGACACCGCGCTGCTGCGCGCGGAACTCGCCAAGGCCCTCCCCGCCTACATGCTGCCCGCCGCATTCGTGGCCCTGGACGCCTTCCCGCTCACGGCGCACGGCAAGGTCGACCGGGCGAAGCTGACCGAGGCCGCCCGGACGGTGCCGCTCCCGGCCGCCGAAAGGCCGGTGGCCGCGCTCGACATCGAGCGGACCGTGCGCGGGATCTTCGAAGAGGTGCTCGGCTCGCGTGACATCGATCGTGCCGCGGGCTTCTTCGACATCGGCGGTGACTCGTTCGCGGCCATCGAAGCGGCGGCGCGGATCAACCGCGAGTTCGGCTGCTCGTTGCGGCCCACCAGCGTTTTCGCGCACCCCTCCGTCGCGGCGATGGCCCGACACCTGACGGGGCTGCTGCCCGCCGGGCAGGCACCTGCGGCGCAGCCGGTCGAGCCCGAGCGGCAACCTGATCCGCGCCCTGCCACTCCGGCGGCCAGCGACGCCTCGCTCGATGACGCGATCGCGGTGATCGGAATCTCCTGCCGGTTCCCCGGAGCCATGGACCACCGTGCATTCTGGTCCGCGCTCGTGGAAGGACGCGGCGGCGGCACGTCGTGGTCGGTGGAGGAACTGCGGGCGCTCGGAGTGCCGGAGGAGCTGATCACCCGACCCGGATACGTGCCGCAGCGGTCGGTCGTGGACGGCAGGGCGGAGTTCGACGCGGCGTTCTTCGACATCTCCCCCCGCGACGCGGAGTTCATGGACCCGCAGGCGCGCTTGCTGTTGCAGCACGCGTGGCAGGCGCTGGAGGACGCCGGCTACCGCCCGGAGGACGTTCCCGAGACCAGCGTCACCACGTCCACGAGCACGAACTTCTACCAGGCCCTGCTCCCGGCCCTGATGGCGAACGCGTCGGGCCCGCGGGTCCTGGCGAGCGCTGAGACCTACGCCGCGTGGCTGTTCGCCCAAGGCGGCACGGTGCCCGCCATGATTTCCACCAAGCTGGGCCTGCGTGGCCCCAGCATGGCGGTGAGCACCAACTGCTCTTCTGCGCTGAGCGCGGTGCACGTCGCCTGTCAGGGACTCCTGGCCGGCGATGTCGACCAGGCGATCGTCGGCGCGGCCAGCCTGTTCTCCGCGGGGGAACTGGGATACGTGCACCAGCCGGGCCTGAACTTCTCGAGCGACGGGCGCAGCCGCGCGTTCGCCGACGGCGCCGACGGCATGTCCGGCGGTGAGGGTGTCGGCGTGGTCGTCCTCAAGCGCGCCAGCGAGGCGATCGCTGCCGGCGATCACCTGTACTGCCTGATCCGCGGCGTCGCGGTGAACAACGACGGCGGCGACAAAGCAGGGTTCTACGCGCCCGGTGTGCGCGGCCAGGCCGAGGTGATCCGCAAGGCGCTGGACAAGGCGGGCACGGACCCGTCGACGATCCGCTACGTCGAAGCGCACGGCACGGGCACGAGGCTCGGCGATCCCATCGAGGTCGCGGCTCTGACCCAGGCCTACCGCCACTACACGGCACGCAGCCAGTACTGCGGCATCGGCTCGGTCAAGAGCAACATCGGGCACCTGGACGCGGCCGCGGGGATCGCCGGCCTCATCAAGGTGGCCCTGGCCCTGCGGCACGGAGAGGTTCCGCGGACCCTGCACTGCGACGTGTCGAGTTCGGAGATCGACTGGGACGAGTCGCCGTTCTTCGTGGCCGACCGGAACCTGCCGTTGGACGGCGACGAGCCCGCGCGGGCGGGACTGAGCTCCTTCGGGATCGGCGGCACCAACGCGCACGCGGTACTGGAACAGGCGCCGACCGGTGCGCGGGCCGCCGGACGCCACGGCCCCCAAGCGGTGGTTCTCTCGGCCCGCGACGGGGAGCGGCTCGGCGTCCTCGCGCGGCAGCTCCTGGAGTTCCTGCCGGGATACCGGGACGCGCAGGGCGATCTGGCGTCGCTCGCGTACACGCTGCAGGTCGGGCGGCGGGCGATGGCCGAACGAGTGGCTTTCGTCGTGAACGACGTCGACGAGCTGATGGCATTCCTTCAGGACTACGTCGAGCGCGGGCCGCGCGGAACGGTGTTCGAAGGCACGGCCCGGCGGCCTGAAGACCCGCTGCTCGGCCTCTTCGATCACCCCGGGGAGCTGCGAGACCTGGCAGCTGGGTGGCTCGAACAAGGGGAGTGGGACAAGATCGCGCCCCTGTGGGTGAACGGCATCGACGTCGCGTGGGACGCTTACCACGGCGCGAATCCACCGGTGCGGGTGAGCCTGCCGACGTATCCGTTCGCTGCGAAACGGTATTGGCCCACTGCCGAGGCGGTGTCGGTCCCTCGGGCCACCGACCCGCTCGACGCTGAATTGCTGCTCGTGGCCGCGGCCAGGCCCGAGAGCGTCGAGACGTTCCTGGCCGGTCGCGCGTCCGCCACGGACGAGATGGACAGCCTTTCGCGCCCGCTCGTACTCGCACAGCTCGTGGCGGCGGGACTCTTCGACGCGCCGGTTCGTCGCGACCTGATCGGGCAGAGGATCATCACGCCGTCCTTCGCCCCGTGGCTCGACCATACGGTGACCGTGCTGCTGAGCCACGGAGAACTCGTGCGTGAGGGCGAATGCGTGGCGCCCAGGAAGAGTGCGCCAGGCCTCGAACAGGCGTGGCGCGCCTGGCGTGCGTGGAAGGACGTCCGTGCCGGAGATCCGGAGCTGGCGGCCAAGACCGGCCTGACCGAGCGCATGGTCGAGGCCTTGCCCGCGATCCTGTCCGGGCGGACGAAGGCCACGGCGGTCATGTTCCCGGGCGGCTCGTTCGAGCTGGTCGAACCGGCGTACCGGGGGAACGCGACGGCCGACTACTTCAACGACGTGACGGCCGGCGCGGTGCGCGCGGAGGTGGCCGCCCGCCGCGGCGGGGCCCGGCTGCTGGAGATCGGAGCGGGCACCGGCAGCACCAGCGAGCGTGTTTTCGCCCAGCTGAGGGGCCACGACCTCGCTGAGTACCGCTATACGGACGTTTCGAAGGCGTTCCTGATCGACGCGGAGCGGCGGTTCGCCGGCCAGGTGCCGTACGTGTCCTTCACGACCTTCGACGTGGAGCGGGAGCCCGGCGCACAGGGACTCACCGTGGGCGCCTACGACATCGTCATCGCCAACAATGTCCTGCACGCCACCGAGGACATCGTGCGGGCAGTGCGTCATGCCAGAGCACTGCTGCGGCCCGGCGGAGTCCTCGTACTGAACGAACTCGCCCGGAACGACTGGTGGTCGCACCTGACCTTCGGGCTCCTCGAAGGGTGGTGGCGGTTCACGGACGGAAGGCGTATCCAGGGCGGACCGGCGCTGTCCTCGGACTCGTGGCGCGACGTGTTGCGGGAGTGTGGGTTCGACACGGTCGAACTGTTGGCGGAGCCCGCCCGCGCCCTGGGCCAGCAGGTACTCCTTGCGCGCGCCGGTTCGCCCGTACCGCGCCGCGATCCGCGGCCTGCCGCACCCGTTTCGACCGAGGAGCACGTCCGCGCGAGCGTCGAGCGGATCCTCGCCGAAACGCTGAAGCTGACCGCGGATGAACTCGCGGCCGACAAGCCCTTCGCCGACTACGGACTGGACTCGCTCACCGGCGTCTCCCTGGTGGACCGGCTCAACGACTCGCTGAGCACGGACCTCGATCCGAGCGTGCTGTTCGAGAACCCGTCGATCAGGCGGCTGACGCGTTTCATCGTCGAGGAGGAAGGCGCCGCCATCGTGGGCGCGGTGTCCGGGCCGTCTGTGGTGACTGGCTCCTCCGTGGGTTCCGGGCTGTCTGCGGAGTCCGAGCCGTCCGTGAGTGCCGGGCCTTCCCTGGTGTCGAGGCCATCTGCGGTGTCCGAGCCGCCCGCGGTGTCCGAGCCGTCGGGCCGTGGCCGGGAGCCCGTCGCGATCGTCGGTATGAGCGGCCGGTTCCCGGGCGCCCGGGATGCCGACGAGTTCTGGGACCTGCTGGCCTCCGGCCGGGACGCTGTTTCGAAGGTGTCCCGCTGGGACCTCGCGTCGCTGGGCAGCGTGTGCCTGGACGGCGGTCTCCTGGACGGCGTCGACGAGTTCGACCCGCTCTTCTTCGGGATCTCCGGTGCGGAGGCCCTCTACATGGAGCCGCAGCAGCGGCTGTTCCTCCAGGAAGCGTGGCGGGCGCTCGAGGACGCGGGCCACGCGGGCGAGTCGCTCGACCGCGACCGGTGCGGCATCTACGTGGGCTGCGCCGCGGGCGACTACCTGGACTTGACGGGGCCGTCCGACTACCCGGGCCAGGCACTGTGGGGCAACATGAACTCGCTCGTGCCGTCCCGCATCGCGTACTACCTGGACCTGCACGGGCCGGCGATCGCGGTCGACACCGCATGCTCCAGCTCGTTGGTCTCCCTCTACCTGGCGTGTCAGGCGCTGTGGGCGGGCGAGGTCACCACGGCGATCGCGGGCGGGGTCTACGTCCAGAACTCGCCGCGGCTGTATCTGGCGGCGTCGCGGGCCGGGATGCTTTCCCCCACGGGCCGGTGCCGTCCGTTCGACCAGGCGGCCGACGGATTCGTGCCCGCCGAGGGAGTCGGCGCGCTGATCCTCAAACGGCTCTCGGACGCCGAGGCGGACGGCGACCACATCCACGGGGTGATTAGTGGAATCGGGATCAACCACAACGGCACGACGAACGGGATCGCCGCGCCGAACGGGACCTCGCAGGAACGGCTGATCCGGCAGATCTATCAGGACTTCGACATCGACCCCGCGGGGATCGGGTTGGTCGAGGCCCACGGCACCGGAACCAAGCTCGGCGATCCGGTGGAATTCCGGGCGCTCGATCGCGCCTTCCGCGGCTTCACGGACGCCGAGCGGTTCTGCTCGCTCGGCTCGACGAAAGCATCCGTCGGCCACGCGCAGGCCGCGGCCGGGGTGATCGGCGTCATCAAGGCACTGCTGGCCATGAGGCACGAGGTGATCCCCGGTCTGCCCCACCACACCGCGACGAACTCCAGTGTCACGTTGGTCGGCAGCCCGTTCTTCGTGCACAGGGAGCCGAGGCGGTGGGCCGTGCCCGAAGGGGGCAAGCGGCGCGCCGCGGTCACGTCGCTCGGCGCGAGCGGAACCAACGCCCACGCTGTCATCGAAATGCCGTCGCAGCCGTCGCAGCCGCCCCCGCCGCCGCGGAGCAGGCAGGACGGAGCCCGGTTGATCGCGCTGTCGGCGGCGACGGAGCACGCCTTGCGCGAACAGGTGGTCCGGCTCGCGCGCCACTGCCGCGAGCACCCGGACCTCGATGTCGGCGACGTGAGCCACACACTTCTGCTCGGCCGCAAGCACCTGCGGCATCGATGGGCGCGTGTGGTCCGGGACATCGCAGACCTGGAAAGCCAGTGCACCACCTGGCTCTCCGGGCAGGACATTCCGGTGCGGAGCGCGGACTCCAGGGCGCAGGCACTCGCCCAACAGTTCCTTGACGGTGAGGCACCGGATTTCGCCGAGTTGTTCCGCGACAGCCGCTACCGCCGCGTTCCGCTGCCCGGCTACCCCTTCGAGCGGGAACGCTACGCGCTGCCGATCCGCGCGGCGGCGGACGACGGGCCGCGGCGCGACGGGCGGGTCCTCACCGGCGACGAGTTCTACCTGCGTGAACATCAGGTGCGGGGGACCGGGATCGCCCCGGGGGCCATGTATCTGCAGTGGGCCGCAGCAGCGGCGAGGCGCACTGCGAGCGACGCGGTTCGCTTGCACGACATCGTCTTCTTGCGCCCCCTGTCGGTGTCGGGGGTGCCGCGCGCACTGCGGGTGGCTCTTCGCGCGGACGGCGACGTCACCCGGTTCATGGTGTCCTCCACGGAGTCCGCCGGAGACGAGCCCGTTCTCCACTGTCAAGGCGAGGTGTCCGCCGCGGAGCCGACGTCTGCACAGGCGCTCGATCTGCCCGCGCTGCTCCGGGATTTCCCGTCCGCGGAGTTCGACCCCCTGCGGTTCTACGCCGAGTGGCGGGATCGCGGCATCGCCTACGGCCCCACGTTCCAGGGGGTCGTGGCAGCCCACCGCAGCGAGAACGCGGTGCTCGCCGAACTGCGGCTGCCCAGCACGGCGTCAGGAACCATGGAGGGCCCCGTCCCGCACCCGGCGCTGGTGGACTCGGCGATGCAGTGCATGCGGTTGCTCGACGGCGACGATCGGGTCGGCCTTGTGTACAGCATCAAGTCGGCCGAATTCCTCGCCCCCGGCGCGACCACCATGTGGGCCCTGATCCGCCGCGCCGAGGACGCGCGCGGCGCGGACCGGATCGACATCGACCTCGCGACCGGCGACGGCACGGTGTGCCTGCGGCTGAGGGGCATCGCAGGCCGTCGAGCCGAGCGGACGCCGGACCCGGCGGACGGCGTCGCCACGCTGATGCCGGTGTGGGATCCCCTTCAGCGGACGCAATCCGCGACGTGGCCGCAGAGTTCCGAAGCAGTGGGCATCATCGCCTCGCCAGGTCAGGCGCGGGACGTACTCCTCGCGCTCCTGCCCGGCGCGCACGTGGTCGTAGACCCGTCGCTGAGTACGCACGACGACCTGGAGACGTCCGTCCGGTCCCTCCCGGACCTCGACCATCTGATCTGGGTGGCGCCCGGCGCCGTGGACGACCGGTCCGGTGCGAGCGTCGTCGAGGGCCAGTCCAGCGGCTCGCTGCATGCCTTCCGCACGGTGAAAGCTCTGCTGTCCGCAGGGTACGGCGATCGCTCACTGGGCCTGACCCTGATCACCGAGCGGGCGCACGCCGTCCATGAGGCCGAGGTCGTCGACCCGGCGCACGCCGGCGTGGCCGGCCTGGCGGGGTCGACCGCGAAGGAGTACCCCAACTGGCGGGTGCGGGTGGCGGACGTCCAGGACTACGACGCGCCCTCTCTCGCCGCGGTGCTCGACCTGGCCGCGGACCCGGACGGCGACCTGCGTATCCACCGCGACGGCCGCTGGTACGAGCAGCGGCTGATGACCGTACAGCCAGCCTCGTCGACGTCGTCGCGGCTGCGGCAGGGCGGCACGTACGTCATCATCGGCGGGGCCGGTGCCCTGGGCACGGTCATCAGCGAGTACATGATCCGCCGGTACCAGGCCCAGGTGGTGTGGCTCGGACGCAGGCCGCAGGACGCGCGAGTCGAAGCCGCTCTCGCTCAGGCAACCGGCGCGGACGGGCCCGCGCCGCTGTACCTGCGGGCCGACGCCACCGACCTCGCGTCCCTGCGCGTGGCGAAGGACGAGATCGTACGACGGTTCGGCGCGGTGCACGGCGTCATCCACTCGGGCCTGGTGTTCTCGGGGGCGAGCCTGGCCCGGATGAGCGAGGCGCAGTTCGAGGACGTGCTGCGCGGCAAGGTCGACGCGAGTGTGCGGTGCATGCAGGTGTTCGGCGGTGACTCGCTCGATTTCGCACTGTTCCTGTCCTCGATCAACTCCTACCTCAAAGCCATCAAGCAGGCGAACTACGCGGCCGCCTGCACGTTCCTCGACTCGTTCGCACTGACGGTGCAACGCCGGTACGGCGCTGTCGGCAAGGTGCTGAACCTGGGCTACTGCTTCAACAACGCACCCACCGAGGGAGAGCCGGGCGCGGTGGTCGCAGCGCAGGCGCCGCTCATCCAGCCGGACGAGCTGACGGCGGCGATCGAACGGCTGTGCGCGGGACCGGTCAGCAGGCTGACGTTGATGAAGTTCAGTCCCGCGCTCAACAGCCGGGGCATCGTTCTGGGCGACGACGAAGTCATCCTCCCCACGGCCGTGCCGCCGCACGCCGCGCTCGCCGACGTCCAGGAACCGGCGGTGGCGCCGGGCGGCGACCTGGAGCGGCTACGCGCCCGCATCGCAGAGCTGACCGCGCTCGCGAT